A genomic region of Persephonella marina EX-H1 contains the following coding sequences:
- a CDS encoding nicotinate phosphoribosyltransferase: protein MRFGFVNEDNMSILTDLYELTMAQVYFKDGMNKTAIFDFYTRPVENRSYLLNAGLEQLIYYLLNIRFTDEDIDYLRSTGKFDEDFLSYLKNFRFTGNLYAIDEGEIIFPNEPVVQVEAPLIEAQIVETFLINTLQLPILVATKAMRSYSVARGTILVDFGLRRSHGTDAGMKAARASYIGGFAGTSNVLAGKEYGIPIFGTMAHSFILAYGDEKKAFQAFAKVYPENAVLLVDTFDTVKGVENAVKAMKEMGMERFKGVRLDSGDLLKLSVEARKILDSNGYKDAIIIASGGINEYKIKDLLDRGAPIDGWGVGTELVVSADLPYLDCAYKLVEYDGRPVMKLSKKKVTLPYKKQIYRFYEDGKIKYDLITAYDEEVKGGRPLLKKYIENGELVADLPSLSKIREKAIQNFETLPDEMKDINSTVHHLPHVSSKIKETVERIIKKIKGEI, encoded by the coding sequence ATGAGGTTTGGCTTTGTAAATGAAGATAATATGTCTATACTGACAGATCTTTACGAACTTACAATGGCTCAGGTCTATTTTAAGGATGGTATGAATAAAACAGCCATATTTGATTTCTATACAAGACCTGTTGAAAACAGATCTTACCTTTTAAATGCAGGTCTTGAACAGCTTATCTACTACCTTCTGAATATAAGATTTACAGATGAAGATATAGATTATCTCAGATCAACCGGAAAGTTTGATGAGGACTTTCTCAGTTACCTTAAAAATTTCAGATTTACAGGTAATCTTTATGCTATAGATGAAGGTGAGATAATATTCCCAAATGAGCCTGTTGTTCAGGTTGAGGCTCCACTTATTGAAGCACAGATAGTTGAGACATTTCTTATCAACACTCTCCAGCTTCCAATACTTGTGGCAACAAAAGCTATGAGATCTTACTCAGTTGCAAGGGGAACTATTCTTGTTGATTTTGGTCTTAGAAGATCTCACGGAACAGACGCAGGTATGAAAGCTGCAAGAGCTTCATACATAGGTGGTTTTGCAGGGACATCAAATGTTCTCGCCGGAAAGGAGTACGGCATACCTATATTTGGGACTATGGCTCACTCGTTTATACTAGCCTACGGTGATGAGAAAAAGGCATTCCAAGCTTTCGCAAAAGTATACCCTGAAAATGCTGTTCTTCTTGTTGATACATTTGACACAGTTAAAGGTGTTGAGAATGCTGTAAAAGCTATGAAAGAGATGGGAATGGAGAGATTTAAAGGGGTAAGGCTTGACAGCGGAGATCTTCTGAAACTGTCAGTAGAGGCAAGGAAGATACTTGATAGTAATGGATACAAAGATGCGATCATTATAGCAAGTGGAGGTATAAACGAGTACAAGATAAAAGATCTCCTTGATAGAGGAGCTCCTATAGATGGATGGGGTGTTGGAACTGAGCTTGTTGTATCTGCAGACCTTCCATATCTTGATTGCGCCTACAAGCTTGTTGAGTATGATGGAAGACCTGTTATGAAACTGAGTAAAAAGAAGGTTACATTACCCTACAAAAAGCAGATATACAGATTTTATGAGGATGGGAAGATAAAGTACGATCTTATAACAGCATATGATGAGGAAGTTAAAGGTGGAAGACCTTTACTCAAAAAGTATATTGAGAATGGTGAGCTTGTTGCCGATCTTCCATCTTTAAGTAAGATAAGGGAGAAAGCCATACAGAACTTTGAGACATTACCTGATGAGA